Proteins encoded in a region of the Triplophysa rosa linkage group LG14, Trosa_1v2, whole genome shotgun sequence genome:
- the LOC130564839 gene encoding protein NLRC3-like isoform X3, giving the protein MNETKTSTDEDFSPGCSSVHQERSDPEFSCVSMKSDMSKDLSIYFKSGDTRPNLRSAVTVGKKRKFEQSENRPQDVCPGFSHKSNLAEVLNTFRSNLREKCQSLYEGTSHERNPTLLNEIYTELYITESESGEISNEHEVRQIERQSRRTATEDTPIKCNDIFKALPAQDKPIRRVLTKGVAGIGKTVSVQKFILDWAEGKENQDVHLIFPLPFREINLMKNQTLSLLHLLHLFFPETKEMEISSGEYKVLFIFDGLDECRVSLDFHSSVRLCDVNESASVDVILTNLMAGNLLPSALIWITSRPAAADLIPSECVDRVTEVRGFTDKQKEEYFSKRISDESLNHRIISHLKSSRSLYIMCHIPVFCWISATVLERMLSEAENEGEIPKTLTQMYTHFLIIQTHIKHQKDYEKKEQNDEDMIFKLGKLAFEQLVKGNVIFYDEDLRECGIDVAEASVYSGLCTQIFREEFGWYQGKVYCFLHLTIQEHLAALYDHISFINNNTNVFNSITILPRGEKVSVPDLHQRAVDESLQSKNGHLDLFLRFLLGLSLESNQNILRVLMTQTVRSYHSNKKTVEYIKKKIRSIRSPGKSINLFHCLNELGDDSLVEKIQHHLKSGTLSEVKLSSSQWSAVVFVLLTSKQELHEFHLKEFVHKENKAETLKVFRRLLPVIRGSRSVQLRDCNITDEGCVALTSALRSNPSHLRHLDLSDNNVGDSGVKRIYNVLENPHCKLEKLDIGNNM; this is encoded by the exons ATGAACGAAACAAAAACATCCACAGATGAAGATTTCTCTCCAGGATGCAG TTCAGTTCATCAGGAGAGATCAGATCCAGAGTTCAGCTGTGTGTCTATGAAGAGTGACATGTCTAAGGATTTGTCTATCTACTTTAAGAGTGGAGATACAAGGCCCAATCTCAG ATCAGCTGTAACAGTCGGTAAGAAGAGAAAGTTTGAGCAGTCTGAGAATCGGCCACAAGACGTGTGTCCTGGTTTCAG CCATAAATCTAATCTTGCTGAAGTCCTCAACACATTTAGATCAAATCTGAGAGAGAAGTGTCAGAGTTTGTATGAGGGAACATCACATGAGAGAAACCCAACACTGCTGAATGAGATCTACACAGAGCTCTACATCACAGAGAGTGAAAGTGGAGAGATCAGTAATGAACATGAGGTGAGACAGATTGAGAGACAATCCAGGAGAACAGCAACAGAGGACACACCGATCAAATGCAACGACATCTTTAAAGCTTTACCTGCACAAGACAAACCCATCAGACGTGTGCTGACAAAGGGAGTCGCTGGCATTGGAAAAACAGTCTCTGTGCAGAAGTTCATTCTGGACTGGGCTGAAGGGAAAGAGAATCAGGACGTCCACCTCATATTTCCACTTCCTTTCAGAGAGATCAATCTGATGAAGAACCAAACACTCAGTCTTTTACATCTTCTTCATCTTTTCTTCCCAGAGACAAAAGAAATGGAAATCTCCAGCGGTGAATATAAAGTGTTGTTCATCTTTGATGGTTTGGACGAGTGTCGCGTGTCTCTGGATTTCCACAGCAGTGTGAGGTTGTGTGATGTCAATGAATCAGCCTCAGTGGACGTGATCCTGACAAACCTCATGGCGGGGAATCTGCTTCCCTCCGCTCTCATCTGGATCACCTCCAGACCAGCAGCAGCTGATCTCATCCCCTCTGAGTGTGTTGATCGAGTCACAGAGGTACGAGGCTTCACTGACAAACAGAAGGAGGAATACTTCAGCAAGAGAATCAGTGATGAGAGTCTGAACCACAGAATCATCTCACACCTGAAGTCATCCAGGAGCCTGTACATCATGTGTCACATCCCAGTGTTCTGCTGGATTTCAGCCACTGTTCTAGAGAGAATGTTGAGTGAAGCAGAGAATGAAGGAGAGATCCCCAAGACTCTCACTCAAATGTACACACACTTCCTGATCATTCAGACACACATCAAACATCAGAAGGACTATGAGAAGAAAGAGCAGAATGATGAAGACATGATCTTCAAACTGGGCAAACTGGCCTTTGAGCAGCTTGTGAAAGGCAATGTGATCTTCTATGATGAGGACCTGAGAGAGTGTGGCATTGATGTAGCAGAAGCATCAGTGTACTCAGGATTGTGCACTCAGATCTTCAGAGAGGAGTTTGGCTGGTATCAGGGGAAAGTTTACTGCTTTCTTCATCTGACCATTCAGGAACATCTAGCAGCTCTTTATGATCACATCTCCTtcataaacaacaacacaaatgtgtttaattcaATTACTATATTACCTCGAGGAGAAAAGGTTTCAGTCCCTGACCTGCATCAGAGAGCTGTGGATGAGTCTCTACAGAGTAAAAATGGACATCTGGATCTTTTTCTTCGTTTTCTTCTGGGTTTGTCGCTGGAGTCTAATCAGAATATTCTACGAGTCCTGATGACACAGACAGTAAGAAGCTATCACAGCAATAAGAAAACAGTcgaatatataaaaaagaagaTCAGGAGCATTCGATCTCCAGGGAAATCCATCAATCTGTTTCACTGTCTGAATGAACTGGGTGATGATTCACTAGTGGAGAAAATTCAACATCATCTGAAATCAGGAACATTAAGTGAAGTCAAACTCTCTTCATCTCAGTGGTCAGCTGtagtttttgtgttgttgacaTCAAAACAGGAGCTGCATGAGTTTCATCTGAAAGAGTTTGTtcacaaagaaaacaaagctGAAACATTGAAGGTTTTTAGGAGGCTGCTGCCTGTGATTCGTGGATCCAGATCAGTTCA GTTACGTGATTGTAATATCACAGATGAAGGTTGTGTTGCTCTGACTTCAGCTCTAagatcaaacccctcacacctgAGACATCTGGATCTGTCTGATAATAATGTtggagattcaggagtgaagcggATCTATAATGTACTGGAGAATCCTCACTGTAAACTGGAGAAACTGGA TATTGGAAACAACATGTGA
- the LOC130564839 gene encoding protein NLRC3-like isoform X5 — protein sequence MNETKTSTDEDFSPGCSSVHQERSDPEFSCVSMKSDMSKDLSIYFKSGDTRPNLRSAVTVGKKRKFEQSENRPQDVCPGFSHKSNLAEVLNTFRSNLREKCQSLYEGTSHERNPTLLNEIYTELYITESESGEISNEHEVRQIERQSRRTATEDTPIKCNDIFKALPAQDKPIRRVLTKGVAGIGKTVSVQKFILDWAEGKENQDVHLIFPLPFREINLMKNQTLSLLHLLHLFFPETKEMEISSGEYKVLFIFDGLDECRVSLDFHSSVRLCDVNESASVDVILTNLMAGNLLPSALIWITSRPAAADLIPSECVDRVTEVRGFTDKQKEEYFSKRISDESLNHRIISHLKSSRSLYIMCHIPVFCWISATVLERMLSEAENEGEIPKTLTQMYTHFLIIQTHIKHQKDYEKKEQNDEDMIFKLGKLAFEQLVKGNVIFYDEDLRECGIDVAEASVYSGLCTQIFREEFGWYQGKVYCFLHLTIQEHLAALYDHISFINNNTNVFNSITILPRGEKVSVPDLHQRAVDESLQSKNGHLDLFLRFLLGLSLESNQNILRVLMTQTVRSYHSNKKTVEYIKKKIRSIRSPGKSINLFHCLNELGDDSLVEKIQHHLKSGTLSEVKLSSSQWSAVVFVLLTSKQELHEFHLKEFVHKENKAETLKVFRRLLPVIRGSRSVQLRDCNITDEGCVALTSALRSNPSHLRHLDLSDNNVGDSGVKRIYNVLENPHCKLEKLE from the exons ATGAACGAAACAAAAACATCCACAGATGAAGATTTCTCTCCAGGATGCAG TTCAGTTCATCAGGAGAGATCAGATCCAGAGTTCAGCTGTGTGTCTATGAAGAGTGACATGTCTAAGGATTTGTCTATCTACTTTAAGAGTGGAGATACAAGGCCCAATCTCAG ATCAGCTGTAACAGTCGGTAAGAAGAGAAAGTTTGAGCAGTCTGAGAATCGGCCACAAGACGTGTGTCCTGGTTTCAG CCATAAATCTAATCTTGCTGAAGTCCTCAACACATTTAGATCAAATCTGAGAGAGAAGTGTCAGAGTTTGTATGAGGGAACATCACATGAGAGAAACCCAACACTGCTGAATGAGATCTACACAGAGCTCTACATCACAGAGAGTGAAAGTGGAGAGATCAGTAATGAACATGAGGTGAGACAGATTGAGAGACAATCCAGGAGAACAGCAACAGAGGACACACCGATCAAATGCAACGACATCTTTAAAGCTTTACCTGCACAAGACAAACCCATCAGACGTGTGCTGACAAAGGGAGTCGCTGGCATTGGAAAAACAGTCTCTGTGCAGAAGTTCATTCTGGACTGGGCTGAAGGGAAAGAGAATCAGGACGTCCACCTCATATTTCCACTTCCTTTCAGAGAGATCAATCTGATGAAGAACCAAACACTCAGTCTTTTACATCTTCTTCATCTTTTCTTCCCAGAGACAAAAGAAATGGAAATCTCCAGCGGTGAATATAAAGTGTTGTTCATCTTTGATGGTTTGGACGAGTGTCGCGTGTCTCTGGATTTCCACAGCAGTGTGAGGTTGTGTGATGTCAATGAATCAGCCTCAGTGGACGTGATCCTGACAAACCTCATGGCGGGGAATCTGCTTCCCTCCGCTCTCATCTGGATCACCTCCAGACCAGCAGCAGCTGATCTCATCCCCTCTGAGTGTGTTGATCGAGTCACAGAGGTACGAGGCTTCACTGACAAACAGAAGGAGGAATACTTCAGCAAGAGAATCAGTGATGAGAGTCTGAACCACAGAATCATCTCACACCTGAAGTCATCCAGGAGCCTGTACATCATGTGTCACATCCCAGTGTTCTGCTGGATTTCAGCCACTGTTCTAGAGAGAATGTTGAGTGAAGCAGAGAATGAAGGAGAGATCCCCAAGACTCTCACTCAAATGTACACACACTTCCTGATCATTCAGACACACATCAAACATCAGAAGGACTATGAGAAGAAAGAGCAGAATGATGAAGACATGATCTTCAAACTGGGCAAACTGGCCTTTGAGCAGCTTGTGAAAGGCAATGTGATCTTCTATGATGAGGACCTGAGAGAGTGTGGCATTGATGTAGCAGAAGCATCAGTGTACTCAGGATTGTGCACTCAGATCTTCAGAGAGGAGTTTGGCTGGTATCAGGGGAAAGTTTACTGCTTTCTTCATCTGACCATTCAGGAACATCTAGCAGCTCTTTATGATCACATCTCCTtcataaacaacaacacaaatgtgtttaattcaATTACTATATTACCTCGAGGAGAAAAGGTTTCAGTCCCTGACCTGCATCAGAGAGCTGTGGATGAGTCTCTACAGAGTAAAAATGGACATCTGGATCTTTTTCTTCGTTTTCTTCTGGGTTTGTCGCTGGAGTCTAATCAGAATATTCTACGAGTCCTGATGACACAGACAGTAAGAAGCTATCACAGCAATAAGAAAACAGTcgaatatataaaaaagaagaTCAGGAGCATTCGATCTCCAGGGAAATCCATCAATCTGTTTCACTGTCTGAATGAACTGGGTGATGATTCACTAGTGGAGAAAATTCAACATCATCTGAAATCAGGAACATTAAGTGAAGTCAAACTCTCTTCATCTCAGTGGTCAGCTGtagtttttgtgttgttgacaTCAAAACAGGAGCTGCATGAGTTTCATCTGAAAGAGTTTGTtcacaaagaaaacaaagctGAAACATTGAAGGTTTTTAGGAGGCTGCTGCCTGTGATTCGTGGATCCAGATCAGTTCA GTTACGTGATTGTAATATCACAGATGAAGGTTGTGTTGCTCTGACTTCAGCTCTAagatcaaacccctcacacctgAGACATCTGGATCTGTCTGATAATAATGTtggagattcaggagtgaagcggATCTATAATGTACTGGAGAATCCTCACTGTAAACTGGAGAAACTGGAGTAA
- the LOC130564839 gene encoding protein NLRC3-like isoform X1, translated as MNETKTSTDEDFSPGCSSVHQERSDPEFSCVSMKSDMSKDLSIYFKSGDTRPNLRSAVTVGKKRKFEQSENRPQDVCPGFSHKSNLAEVLNTFRSNLREKCQSLYEGTSHERNPTLLNEIYTELYITESESGEISNEHEVRQIERQSRRTATEDTPIKCNDIFKALPAQDKPIRRVLTKGVAGIGKTVSVQKFILDWAEGKENQDVHLIFPLPFREINLMKNQTLSLLHLLHLFFPETKEMEISSGEYKVLFIFDGLDECRVSLDFHSSVRLCDVNESASVDVILTNLMAGNLLPSALIWITSRPAAADLIPSECVDRVTEVRGFTDKQKEEYFSKRISDESLNHRIISHLKSSRSLYIMCHIPVFCWISATVLERMLSEAENEGEIPKTLTQMYTHFLIIQTHIKHQKDYEKKEQNDEDMIFKLGKLAFEQLVKGNVIFYDEDLRECGIDVAEASVYSGLCTQIFREEFGWYQGKVYCFLHLTIQEHLAALYDHISFINNNTNVFNSITILPRGEKVSVPDLHQRAVDESLQSKNGHLDLFLRFLLGLSLESNQNILRVLMTQTVRSYHSNKKTVEYIKKKIRSIRSPGKSINLFHCLNELGDDSLVEKIQHHLKSGTLSEVKLSSSQWSAVVFVLLTSKQELHEFHLKEFVHKENKAETLKVFRRLLPVIRGSRSVQLRDCNITDEGCVALTSALRSNPSHLRHLDLSDNNVGDSGVKRIYNVLENPHCKLEKLELAGCNITDEGCVALTSALRSNPSHLTELNLQRNNLGDSEVELISGLKDHPHYKLEKLFW; from the exons ATGAACGAAACAAAAACATCCACAGATGAAGATTTCTCTCCAGGATGCAG TTCAGTTCATCAGGAGAGATCAGATCCAGAGTTCAGCTGTGTGTCTATGAAGAGTGACATGTCTAAGGATTTGTCTATCTACTTTAAGAGTGGAGATACAAGGCCCAATCTCAG ATCAGCTGTAACAGTCGGTAAGAAGAGAAAGTTTGAGCAGTCTGAGAATCGGCCACAAGACGTGTGTCCTGGTTTCAG CCATAAATCTAATCTTGCTGAAGTCCTCAACACATTTAGATCAAATCTGAGAGAGAAGTGTCAGAGTTTGTATGAGGGAACATCACATGAGAGAAACCCAACACTGCTGAATGAGATCTACACAGAGCTCTACATCACAGAGAGTGAAAGTGGAGAGATCAGTAATGAACATGAGGTGAGACAGATTGAGAGACAATCCAGGAGAACAGCAACAGAGGACACACCGATCAAATGCAACGACATCTTTAAAGCTTTACCTGCACAAGACAAACCCATCAGACGTGTGCTGACAAAGGGAGTCGCTGGCATTGGAAAAACAGTCTCTGTGCAGAAGTTCATTCTGGACTGGGCTGAAGGGAAAGAGAATCAGGACGTCCACCTCATATTTCCACTTCCTTTCAGAGAGATCAATCTGATGAAGAACCAAACACTCAGTCTTTTACATCTTCTTCATCTTTTCTTCCCAGAGACAAAAGAAATGGAAATCTCCAGCGGTGAATATAAAGTGTTGTTCATCTTTGATGGTTTGGACGAGTGTCGCGTGTCTCTGGATTTCCACAGCAGTGTGAGGTTGTGTGATGTCAATGAATCAGCCTCAGTGGACGTGATCCTGACAAACCTCATGGCGGGGAATCTGCTTCCCTCCGCTCTCATCTGGATCACCTCCAGACCAGCAGCAGCTGATCTCATCCCCTCTGAGTGTGTTGATCGAGTCACAGAGGTACGAGGCTTCACTGACAAACAGAAGGAGGAATACTTCAGCAAGAGAATCAGTGATGAGAGTCTGAACCACAGAATCATCTCACACCTGAAGTCATCCAGGAGCCTGTACATCATGTGTCACATCCCAGTGTTCTGCTGGATTTCAGCCACTGTTCTAGAGAGAATGTTGAGTGAAGCAGAGAATGAAGGAGAGATCCCCAAGACTCTCACTCAAATGTACACACACTTCCTGATCATTCAGACACACATCAAACATCAGAAGGACTATGAGAAGAAAGAGCAGAATGATGAAGACATGATCTTCAAACTGGGCAAACTGGCCTTTGAGCAGCTTGTGAAAGGCAATGTGATCTTCTATGATGAGGACCTGAGAGAGTGTGGCATTGATGTAGCAGAAGCATCAGTGTACTCAGGATTGTGCACTCAGATCTTCAGAGAGGAGTTTGGCTGGTATCAGGGGAAAGTTTACTGCTTTCTTCATCTGACCATTCAGGAACATCTAGCAGCTCTTTATGATCACATCTCCTtcataaacaacaacacaaatgtgtttaattcaATTACTATATTACCTCGAGGAGAAAAGGTTTCAGTCCCTGACCTGCATCAGAGAGCTGTGGATGAGTCTCTACAGAGTAAAAATGGACATCTGGATCTTTTTCTTCGTTTTCTTCTGGGTTTGTCGCTGGAGTCTAATCAGAATATTCTACGAGTCCTGATGACACAGACAGTAAGAAGCTATCACAGCAATAAGAAAACAGTcgaatatataaaaaagaagaTCAGGAGCATTCGATCTCCAGGGAAATCCATCAATCTGTTTCACTGTCTGAATGAACTGGGTGATGATTCACTAGTGGAGAAAATTCAACATCATCTGAAATCAGGAACATTAAGTGAAGTCAAACTCTCTTCATCTCAGTGGTCAGCTGtagtttttgtgttgttgacaTCAAAACAGGAGCTGCATGAGTTTCATCTGAAAGAGTTTGTtcacaaagaaaacaaagctGAAACATTGAAGGTTTTTAGGAGGCTGCTGCCTGTGATTCGTGGATCCAGATCAGTTCA GTTACGTGATTGTAATATCACAGATGAAGGTTGTGTTGCTCTGACTTCAGCTCTAagatcaaacccctcacacctgAGACATCTGGATCTGTCTGATAATAATGTtggagattcaggagtgaagcggATCTATAATGTACTGGAGAATCCTCACTGTAAACTGGAGAAACTGGA GTTGGCTGGTTGTAATATCACAGATGAAGGTTGTGTTGCTCTGacttcagctctgagatcaaacccctcacacctgACAGAACTGAATCTGCAGAGAAATAATCTAGGAGATTCAGAAGTGGAGCTGATCTCTGGGCTCAAAGATCATCCACATTATAAACTAGAAAAACTGTT CTGGTAA
- the LOC130564839 gene encoding protein NLRC3-like isoform X2: protein MKISLQDAVVCYSSVHQERSDPEFSCVSMKSDMSKDLSIYFKSGDTRPNLRSAVTVGKKRKFEQSENRPQDVCPGFSHKSNLAEVLNTFRSNLREKCQSLYEGTSHERNPTLLNEIYTELYITESESGEISNEHEVRQIERQSRRTATEDTPIKCNDIFKALPAQDKPIRRVLTKGVAGIGKTVSVQKFILDWAEGKENQDVHLIFPLPFREINLMKNQTLSLLHLLHLFFPETKEMEISSGEYKVLFIFDGLDECRVSLDFHSSVRLCDVNESASVDVILTNLMAGNLLPSALIWITSRPAAADLIPSECVDRVTEVRGFTDKQKEEYFSKRISDESLNHRIISHLKSSRSLYIMCHIPVFCWISATVLERMLSEAENEGEIPKTLTQMYTHFLIIQTHIKHQKDYEKKEQNDEDMIFKLGKLAFEQLVKGNVIFYDEDLRECGIDVAEASVYSGLCTQIFREEFGWYQGKVYCFLHLTIQEHLAALYDHISFINNNTNVFNSITILPRGEKVSVPDLHQRAVDESLQSKNGHLDLFLRFLLGLSLESNQNILRVLMTQTVRSYHSNKKTVEYIKKKIRSIRSPGKSINLFHCLNELGDDSLVEKIQHHLKSGTLSEVKLSSSQWSAVVFVLLTSKQELHEFHLKEFVHKENKAETLKVFRRLLPVIRGSRSVQLRDCNITDEGCVALTSALRSNPSHLRHLDLSDNNVGDSGVKRIYNVLENPHCKLEKLELAGCNITDEGCVALTSALRSNPSHLTELNLQRNNLGDSEVELISGLKDHPHYKLEKLFW, encoded by the exons ATGAAGATTTCTCTCCAGGATGCAG TTGTGTGTTATAGTTCAGTTCATCAGGAGAGATCAGATCCAGAGTTCAGCTGTGTGTCTATGAAGAGTGACATGTCTAAGGATTTGTCTATCTACTTTAAGAGTGGAGATACAAGGCCCAATCTCAG ATCAGCTGTAACAGTCGGTAAGAAGAGAAAGTTTGAGCAGTCTGAGAATCGGCCACAAGACGTGTGTCCTGGTTTCAG CCATAAATCTAATCTTGCTGAAGTCCTCAACACATTTAGATCAAATCTGAGAGAGAAGTGTCAGAGTTTGTATGAGGGAACATCACATGAGAGAAACCCAACACTGCTGAATGAGATCTACACAGAGCTCTACATCACAGAGAGTGAAAGTGGAGAGATCAGTAATGAACATGAGGTGAGACAGATTGAGAGACAATCCAGGAGAACAGCAACAGAGGACACACCGATCAAATGCAACGACATCTTTAAAGCTTTACCTGCACAAGACAAACCCATCAGACGTGTGCTGACAAAGGGAGTCGCTGGCATTGGAAAAACAGTCTCTGTGCAGAAGTTCATTCTGGACTGGGCTGAAGGGAAAGAGAATCAGGACGTCCACCTCATATTTCCACTTCCTTTCAGAGAGATCAATCTGATGAAGAACCAAACACTCAGTCTTTTACATCTTCTTCATCTTTTCTTCCCAGAGACAAAAGAAATGGAAATCTCCAGCGGTGAATATAAAGTGTTGTTCATCTTTGATGGTTTGGACGAGTGTCGCGTGTCTCTGGATTTCCACAGCAGTGTGAGGTTGTGTGATGTCAATGAATCAGCCTCAGTGGACGTGATCCTGACAAACCTCATGGCGGGGAATCTGCTTCCCTCCGCTCTCATCTGGATCACCTCCAGACCAGCAGCAGCTGATCTCATCCCCTCTGAGTGTGTTGATCGAGTCACAGAGGTACGAGGCTTCACTGACAAACAGAAGGAGGAATACTTCAGCAAGAGAATCAGTGATGAGAGTCTGAACCACAGAATCATCTCACACCTGAAGTCATCCAGGAGCCTGTACATCATGTGTCACATCCCAGTGTTCTGCTGGATTTCAGCCACTGTTCTAGAGAGAATGTTGAGTGAAGCAGAGAATGAAGGAGAGATCCCCAAGACTCTCACTCAAATGTACACACACTTCCTGATCATTCAGACACACATCAAACATCAGAAGGACTATGAGAAGAAAGAGCAGAATGATGAAGACATGATCTTCAAACTGGGCAAACTGGCCTTTGAGCAGCTTGTGAAAGGCAATGTGATCTTCTATGATGAGGACCTGAGAGAGTGTGGCATTGATGTAGCAGAAGCATCAGTGTACTCAGGATTGTGCACTCAGATCTTCAGAGAGGAGTTTGGCTGGTATCAGGGGAAAGTTTACTGCTTTCTTCATCTGACCATTCAGGAACATCTAGCAGCTCTTTATGATCACATCTCCTtcataaacaacaacacaaatgtgtttaattcaATTACTATATTACCTCGAGGAGAAAAGGTTTCAGTCCCTGACCTGCATCAGAGAGCTGTGGATGAGTCTCTACAGAGTAAAAATGGACATCTGGATCTTTTTCTTCGTTTTCTTCTGGGTTTGTCGCTGGAGTCTAATCAGAATATTCTACGAGTCCTGATGACACAGACAGTAAGAAGCTATCACAGCAATAAGAAAACAGTcgaatatataaaaaagaagaTCAGGAGCATTCGATCTCCAGGGAAATCCATCAATCTGTTTCACTGTCTGAATGAACTGGGTGATGATTCACTAGTGGAGAAAATTCAACATCATCTGAAATCAGGAACATTAAGTGAAGTCAAACTCTCTTCATCTCAGTGGTCAGCTGtagtttttgtgttgttgacaTCAAAACAGGAGCTGCATGAGTTTCATCTGAAAGAGTTTGTtcacaaagaaaacaaagctGAAACATTGAAGGTTTTTAGGAGGCTGCTGCCTGTGATTCGTGGATCCAGATCAGTTCA GTTACGTGATTGTAATATCACAGATGAAGGTTGTGTTGCTCTGACTTCAGCTCTAagatcaaacccctcacacctgAGACATCTGGATCTGTCTGATAATAATGTtggagattcaggagtgaagcggATCTATAATGTACTGGAGAATCCTCACTGTAAACTGGAGAAACTGGA GTTGGCTGGTTGTAATATCACAGATGAAGGTTGTGTTGCTCTGacttcagctctgagatcaaacccctcacacctgACAGAACTGAATCTGCAGAGAAATAATCTAGGAGATTCAGAAGTGGAGCTGATCTCTGGGCTCAAAGATCATCCACATTATAAACTAGAAAAACTGTT CTGGTAA